The following coding sequences are from one Aliarcobacter skirrowii CCUG 10374 window:
- a CDS encoding DegT/DnrJ/EryC1/StrS family aminotransferase, whose translation MNEIINVTKTYLPNKEKYLKYIDVIYENGWITNNGPLVQKLEKKLAKYLGVKNIVLVANGTVALEIAYRTLELKGFAITTPFSFVATTSSLVTNQLLPIFADINPNSLNIDPRKIEKQITKNTSAIVATHVFGNPCNVEDIKKIAKKYNLKVVYDAAHAFDVKYKNTSVLNYGDISTLSFHATKLFHTIEGGALIINDDELVQKARYLINFGIKNQEEIPHLGTNAKMNEFEAAMGLCILDDIEKIKEKRKVILEKYRKELKDLVQFQKQNANAIENYSYFPVVFKNEEQLLKVQKALSKKNIFPRRYFYPSLDTLDYIEPKQECKISRDISKRILCLPIYAELEQNIQDTIIEIIKDNL comes from the coding sequence TTGAATGAAATTATAAATGTAACAAAAACCTATCTACCGAATAAAGAAAAATATTTAAAATATATCGATGTGATATATGAAAATGGTTGGATTACAAACAATGGTCCATTAGTTCAAAAACTAGAAAAAAAATTAGCAAAATATCTTGGAGTTAAAAATATTGTATTAGTTGCAAATGGTACAGTTGCTTTGGAAATAGCGTATAGAACATTAGAATTAAAAGGTTTCGCTATAACTACTCCTTTTAGTTTTGTAGCTACTACAAGTTCACTTGTTACAAATCAACTTTTACCTATTTTTGCTGATATAAACCCAAATAGCTTAAATATTGATCCAAGAAAAATAGAAAAGCAAATTACTAAAAATACATCTGCTATAGTTGCTACTCATGTATTTGGAAATCCTTGCAATGTAGAGGATATAAAAAAGATTGCAAAAAAATACAACCTAAAAGTAGTTTATGATGCAGCTCACGCTTTTGATGTAAAATATAAAAATACAAGTGTATTAAACTATGGAGATATTTCAACTCTTAGTTTCCATGCTACAAAACTTTTTCACACTATTGAAGGTGGAGCTTTGATCATAAATGATGATGAGCTTGTGCAAAAAGCTAGATATCTTATTAACTTTGGAATTAAAAATCAAGAAGAGATCCCTCACTTGGGAACAAATGCAAAAATGAATGAATTTGAAGCTGCGATGGGGCTTTGTATTCTTGATGATATAGAAAAGATAAAAGAAAAACGAAAAGTTATTTTGGAAAAGTATAGAAAAGAATTAAAAGATTTAGTTCAATTTCAAAAGCAAAATGCAAATGCAATAGAAAACTACAGTTACTTTCCTGTAGTTTTTAAAAATGAAGAGCAACTTTTAAAAGTACAAAAAGCTTTAAGCAAAAAAAATATATTCCCTAGAAGATATTTTTATCCTTCACTTGATACACTTGATTATATAGAACCAAAACAAGAGTGCAAAATATCAAGAGATATAAGCAAAAGGATACTTTGTTTGCCTATTTATGCAGAACTTGAACAAAACATCCAAGATACTATTATTGAAATAATAAAGGATAATTTATAA
- a CDS encoding flagellin has product MRINTNVSSLTAQEASTNTNKYISNSLEKLSSGLKINKASDDASGLAIADKLRTQVTSINQGVANGNSAVALLQIADKSMAEQSTILDTIKAKLIQANTDTTSTAGRVAIAKDVTKLLDQLNNIAKQTNYNGTALLQAAPDSSTAGIAKSEGLKFQIGESTSDIIETKTIQANVTGLELTTLKTAASTGANATLGADGKYTGTVFTKANASAGQAAIDKAITQLNGYRGDIGSTQNQVESAIRNLMTQSTNIKAAESVIRDVDYAQESANFNKLNIISQAGSYAISQANATQQNVLRLLQ; this is encoded by the coding sequence ATGAGAATTAATACAAACGTATCTTCACTTACAGCTCAAGAAGCTTCAACAAACACAAATAAATATATTTCTAACTCTTTAGAAAAACTTTCTTCTGGTTTAAAAATAAATAAAGCTTCTGATGATGCTTCTGGTCTTGCTATTGCTGATAAATTAAGAACTCAAGTTACATCTATTAATCAAGGTGTTGCAAATGGTAATTCTGCTGTTGCTTTACTTCAAATTGCTGATAAATCTATGGCTGAGCAATCAACTATTCTTGATACTATTAAAGCAAAACTAATTCAAGCAAATACTGATACAACTTCAACTGCTGGTAGAGTTGCTATTGCGAAAGACGTTACAAAACTTCTTGACCAATTAAATAATATTGCAAAACAAACTAACTATAATGGTACAGCTTTATTACAAGCAGCACCTGATTCAAGTACTGCTGGTATTGCAAAATCTGAAGGATTAAAATTCCAAATTGGTGAAAGTACTTCTGATATTATTGAAACTAAAACTATCCAAGCTAACGTTACAGGACTAGAGCTTACTACTCTTAAAACTGCTGCTTCTACTGGAGCAAATGCTACTCTTGGTGCTGATGGTAAATATACTGGTACAGTATTTACAAAAGCGAATGCAAGTGCTGGTCAAGCTGCAATAGATAAAGCTATTACTCAATTAAATGGATATAGAGGAGATATAGGTTCTACTCAAAACCAAGTTGAATCAGCTATTAGAAACTTGATGACTCAATCAACAAATATTAAAGCAGCCGAGTCTGTAATTAGAGACGTTGATTATGCACAAGAGTCTGCAAACTTTAATAAGTTGAATATCATTTCTCAAGCTGGATCTTATGCAATAAGTCAAGCTAATGCTACTCAACAAAATGTTCTAAGACTACTTCAATAG
- the trmA gene encoding tRNA (uridine(54)-C5)-methyltransferase TrmA — protein MTCKYFGLCASCTLYNKTYEEQLNYKIAREKDRFSSLIDFSKIALDIIKSKDSNFRNRAEFRVWWEKDENEQKDILTYAMNDFNKEILKIDSCEIVSEDIKNLMPKLLTELEKSMILSFRLFAIEFLVSSTSDMLVTLIYHKKLEDEWINLAREIEQKLNIKIIGRSRKQKIVLSSDFINESLNINGQEFKFAYEENGFTQPNTSVNIKMIEWVLNNTKDSNKDLCELYCGGGNFTIPLSKKFSKVLATEISKTSIKSALRNCALNNIENINFIRMSSEEFVEALNEVRAFNRLKNIDLKSYDFDTIFMDPPRSGLDDTTRALAKNFTNIIYISCNPQTLHRDLEELLKTHKVLRFALFDQFAYSEHIESGVILKKLK, from the coding sequence ATGACTTGTAAATATTTTGGGCTTTGTGCCTCTTGTACACTCTATAATAAAACTTATGAAGAGCAACTAAACTATAAAATAGCTAGAGAAAAAGATAGATTTTCATCTTTGATTGATTTTTCAAAAATAGCTTTAGATATTATAAAAAGCAAAGATTCAAACTTTAGAAATAGAGCAGAATTTAGAGTTTGGTGGGAAAAAGATGAAAATGAGCAAAAAGATATTTTAACTTACGCTATGAATGATTTTAATAAAGAGATTCTTAAAATTGACTCATGTGAGATTGTAAGCGAAGATATAAAAAATCTTATGCCAAAACTCTTAACTGAGCTTGAAAAATCTATGATTTTATCTTTTAGGCTTTTTGCTATTGAGTTTTTAGTTAGTTCAACTTCTGATATGCTTGTAACTTTGATTTATCACAAAAAACTTGAAGATGAGTGGATAAATCTTGCACGTGAAATTGAGCAAAAATTAAATATAAAAATAATTGGAAGAAGCAGAAAACAAAAAATAGTTTTAAGTAGCGATTTTATAAATGAGAGTTTAAATATAAATGGTCAAGAGTTCAAATTTGCCTATGAAGAGAATGGTTTTACTCAACCAAATACTTCTGTAAATATAAAAATGATTGAGTGGGTTTTAAACAATACAAAAGATTCAAATAAAGATTTATGTGAGCTTTATTGTGGTGGTGGAAATTTTACAATTCCACTATCTAAAAAATTCAGTAAAGTATTAGCAACAGAGATTTCAAAAACATCTATAAAATCAGCTTTAAGAAATTGTGCTTTAAATAATATTGAAAATATAAATTTTATAAGAATGAGCTCTGAAGAGTTCGTTGAGGCTTTAAATGAAGTTCGAGCTTTTAATAGATTAAAAAATATAGATTTAAAATCTTATGATTTTGATACTATTTTTATGGATCCACCAAGAAGTGGACTTGATGATACCACAAGAGCTTTAGCAAAAAACTTTACTAATATAATATATATCTCTTGCAACCCACAAACTCTTCACAGAGACTTAGAAGAGCTTTTAAAAACTCACAAAGTATTAAGATTTGCCCTATTTGACCAGTTTGCATATAGTGAACATATTGAGTCTGGAGTTATTTTAAAAAAATTAAAATAG
- a CDS encoding TDP-N-acetylfucosamine:lipid II N-acetylfucosaminyltransferase produces MSEHKILHVMILDKFLASYIEFIDKNFGRENHHYVFITSEKYEYGLTPEHKVEFLHTDDDIFITLLKYMKMAKKIILHGLWRDKVDILLYFNQELLKKCYWVMWGGDFYFPETKSNIRKEIIKNMGYCITSNNQEFLYLKNCYDTSAKSYEFIFYPINLCFTKPETTTKNVDNKVILVGNSATETNRHLEIFYILKNYSNISIVVPLSYGNSNYKTQIIAEGQKIFGNRFKPILDLMTYDDYIDLLKTIDIAIFNNNRQQAGGNILTLLGLGKTIYLSDENLLSKFCFDKGLKFNNIKSIYDNLNEISTKDKIKNYMIIKEYCSEHKSYLEWKKIFE; encoded by the coding sequence ATGAGTGAACATAAAATACTACATGTGATGATTCTTGATAAATTTTTAGCTTCCTACATAGAATTTATAGATAAAAATTTTGGAAGAGAGAATCATCACTATGTATTTATCACGAGTGAAAAATATGAATATGGATTAACTCCTGAACACAAAGTAGAATTTTTGCATACAGATGATGATATATTTATAACTCTTTTAAAATATATGAAAATGGCAAAAAAAATTATACTTCATGGACTTTGGAGAGACAAAGTTGATATATTGCTCTATTTCAATCAAGAATTACTTAAAAAATGCTATTGGGTTATGTGGGGTGGGGATTTTTATTTTCCTGAAACTAAAAGTAACATTAGAAAAGAGATTATAAAAAATATGGGGTATTGTATTACATCAAATAATCAAGAATTTTTATACCTCAAAAATTGTTATGATACATCCGCAAAATCTTATGAATTTATATTTTATCCAATTAATTTATGTTTTACAAAACCTGAAACTACAACTAAGAATGTTGATAACAAAGTAATCCTTGTAGGAAATTCAGCTACAGAAACAAATAGGCACTTAGAAATATTTTATATTTTAAAAAATTATTCTAATATTAGCATAGTAGTTCCTCTTTCATATGGTAATAGCAATTATAAAACACAAATTATTGCGGAAGGTCAGAAAATTTTTGGAAATAGATTCAAACCAATTTTAGATTTAATGACATATGATGATTATATTGATTTACTTAAAACTATAGATATAGCAATTTTTAACAACAATAGGCAACAAGCTGGTGGAAATATTTTAACTTTATTAGGACTTGGTAAAACTATCTATTTATCTGATGAAAACTTATTAAGTAAATTTTGTTTTGATAAAGGTTTAAAATTTAATAATATAAAATCTATTTATGATAATTTAAACGAAATATCTACAAAAGATAAAATTAAAAACTACATGATTATCAAAGAGTATTGTTCAGAACATAAATCATATCTGGAATGGAAAAAAATTTTTGAATGA
- a CDS encoding WbqC family protein has protein sequence MTLAIMQPYLFPYIGYWQLINAVDTFVIYDDVNFIKQGYINRNSILSNGKSQQFTLELIGASSNKLIKEIEIGNNANKILKTIKQSYIKAPLFENVIILLEEILTNKEKNLAKYIGYSLEKISQYLEINTNFVYSNNIKKDINLKAQDKIIDICKNLNARKYINTIGGQELYNKEIFKENGIELNFLKTELVEYKQFKNDFIPYLSIIDILMFNKKSDIRIILDRYELI, from the coding sequence ATGACATTAGCAATAATGCAACCATATCTTTTCCCATATATTGGCTATTGGCAACTTATAAATGCTGTGGACACTTTTGTAATATATGATGATGTAAATTTTATAAAACAAGGTTATATAAATAGAAATTCTATATTGTCAAATGGAAAATCGCAACAATTTACATTAGAATTAATAGGGGCAAGCTCGAATAAACTTATAAAAGAAATAGAGATTGGAAATAATGCAAATAAAATTTTAAAAACTATTAAACAATCTTATATAAAAGCTCCTCTTTTTGAAAATGTAATAATTTTATTAGAAGAAATATTAACTAACAAAGAAAAAAATTTAGCAAAGTATATTGGTTATTCTTTAGAAAAAATATCTCAGTATTTAGAAATAAATACTAATTTTGTGTACTCGAATAATATAAAAAAAGATATTAATTTAAAGGCTCAAGATAAGATTATAGATATTTGTAAAAATCTAAATGCTAGAAAATATATAAATACTATAGGTGGACAAGAACTATATAATAAAGAAATATTTAAAGAAAATGGAATTGAATTGAATTTTTTAAAAACAGAATTAGTTGAATATAAACAGTTTAAAAATGATTTTATACCGTATCTGTCAATTATTGATATTTTAATGTTTAATAAAAAGAGTGATATTAGAATTATCCTAGATAGATATGAATTAATATAA
- a CDS encoding flagellin → MKINTNVSSLTAQEAATNTNNSIKNSLEKLSTGLKINKASDDASGLAIADKLRTQVTSINQGIANGNSAVALLQIADKSMAEQSTILDTIKAKLIQANTSTTSTAGRVAIAKDVNKLLDQLNNIANQTNYNGTALLQAGMGTAAASKNATEGLSFQIGESTSDMISTNTIQSNITGLSLDTLKSNVSAGALYNATPGFTQVAGAVAFTREMASGGQRLIDNAITQLNGYRGDIGSTQNQVESAIRNLMTQATNIKNAESVLRDVDYAQESANFNKLNIISQAGSYAISQSNAVSQNVLRLLQ, encoded by the coding sequence ATGAAAATTAATACGAATGTTTCATCTTTAACAGCTCAAGAAGCAGCAACAAATACTAATAATAGTATTAAAAACTCTTTAGAGAAACTTTCTACTGGATTAAAAATCAATAAAGCTAGTGATGATGCTTCTGGTCTTGCTATTGCTGATAAATTAAGAACTCAGGTTACTTCTATAAATCAAGGTATCGCAAACGGTAACTCTGCTGTTGCTTTACTTCAAATTGCTGATAAATCTATGGCTGAGCAATCAACTATTCTTGATACTATTAAAGCAAAACTAATTCAAGCAAATACTTCAACTACATCAACTGCTGGTAGAGTTGCTATTGCAAAAGATGTTAACAAACTATTAGATCAGTTAAATAACATTGCAAACCAAACTAACTATAATGGAACTGCTCTTTTACAAGCTGGTATGGGAACAGCAGCAGCTTCAAAAAATGCAACTGAAGGTTTAAGTTTCCAAATTGGAGAGAGTACAAGCGATATGATTAGTACAAATACTATTCAATCAAATATTACTGGATTGAGTCTTGATACTCTAAAATCTAATGTATCTGCAGGTGCACTATACAATGCAACTCCTGGTTTCACACAAGTTGCTGGTGCTGTTGCATTTACAAGAGAAATGGCATCTGGTGGACAAAGATTAATTGATAATGCTATTACTCAATTAAATGGATATAGAGGAGATATAGGTTCTACTCAAAACCAAGTTGAATCAGCTATTAGAAACTTAATGACTCAAGCAACAAATATTAAAAATGCAGAATCTGTTTTAAGAGATGTTGATTATGCACAAGAGTCTGCAAACTTTAATAAGCTAAATATCATTTCTCAAGCTGGTTCATACGCTATTAGTCAATCTAACGCTGTTTCACAAAACGTTCTTAGACTACTTCAGTAG
- a CDS encoding 6-hydroxymethylpterin diphosphokinase MptE-like protein yields MDKQKQLEELQKTLSQIYLKNIEFFKKNHLNIYEKIVFFEKQNIQNYSLEFINDEFKLLDLKTKQNLYKKEPFSDSLNRVNNFSLSNAFTLIKMEQLIKKNHYEGEINSYIYLNEYIKKFENIEIKINKFIFIGTLLGVHLNDFHNSLNAKSYLIIEPNIEIFRLSLFLCDYESLSKNSKLFFAISEDSFNLENITKKFLEDRYELNHLIHFELSNQNNSYLIEELQNIFIHSSQMRYPFSDFIISLKRGYNYFFEEKKSIINLSQNQNLFKNKKILFLGAGVSLAKNLEWIYLNQDKFIIVASSAVLKHLRILEIIPDIILAIDGQKETMLEQFNTDSKMYKDSIILASIKLDCELFLKLKDTKIFFMQNALELFSNYGFLSGVTVGDIGIDIIAKLGAKEIYLLGVDASVDSKNGKTHVGTHKSSRKLNLNAKNSGDFRTDIIYVKGNFEEKVPTFREYLEMIESAEDIIFKHFEFSKVYNLGSGAYFKGATPLKIEKLKSNLEQIDKEIFKTEMLENLKKISKQTLEEIDIKDIQKEKKILKKLNSRKIEKFHQEFKIVFEKYPNSMICNIFDRFFKLILPYNLILNSNEANEILEKQIFEVLSSFNSIFDKIDAKLKGKK; encoded by the coding sequence ATGGATAAACAAAAACAACTAGAAGAGTTACAAAAAACTTTAAGCCAAATATATCTTAAAAATATAGAATTTTTCAAAAAAAATCATTTAAATATTTATGAAAAAATAGTTTTTTTCGAGAAACAAAATATCCAAAATTACTCTTTAGAGTTTATAAATGATGAATTTAAACTATTAGATTTAAAAACAAAACAAAATTTATATAAAAAAGAGCCTTTTAGTGACTCTTTAAATAGAGTAAATAACTTTTCACTTTCAAATGCTTTTACTCTTATAAAAATGGAGCAATTGATCAAAAAAAATCATTATGAAGGTGAGATAAATAGTTATATATATTTAAATGAATATATAAAAAAGTTTGAAAATATTGAGATAAAAATCAATAAATTTATATTTATAGGGACTTTACTTGGAGTTCATTTAAATGATTTTCACAATAGTTTAAATGCTAAAAGTTATTTAATAATTGAGCCAAATATTGAAATTTTTAGATTATCTTTGTTTTTGTGTGACTATGAATCTTTAAGTAAAAATTCAAAACTATTTTTTGCTATAAGTGAAGATAGTTTTAATTTAGAAAATATCACCAAAAAGTTTTTAGAAGATAGATATGAATTAAATCATCTAATTCATTTTGAATTATCAAATCAAAACAACTCATATTTAATAGAAGAGTTACAAAATATTTTTATTCATAGTTCTCAAATGCGTTATCCTTTTAGTGATTTTATAATAAGTCTCAAAAGAGGATATAACTACTTTTTTGAAGAGAAAAAAAGTATTATAAATCTATCACAAAATCAAAACTTATTTAAAAATAAAAAAATTCTTTTTTTAGGAGCTGGAGTATCTTTGGCAAAAAATCTAGAGTGGATTTATCTAAATCAAGATAAATTTATAATAGTAGCTTCAAGTGCTGTTTTAAAACACCTTAGAATTTTGGAGATCATTCCAGATATTATTTTAGCTATTGATGGTCAAAAAGAAACAATGCTTGAGCAGTTTAATACAGATTCTAAAATGTATAAAGACTCTATAATTTTAGCTTCAATCAAACTTGATTGCGAACTATTTTTAAAACTAAAAGATACAAAAATCTTTTTTATGCAAAATGCTTTGGAGCTATTTTCAAACTATGGTTTTTTAAGTGGTGTTACTGTTGGAGATATTGGTATTGATATAATTGCAAAACTTGGAGCTAAAGAGATTTATCTTTTAGGAGTTGATGCAAGTGTTGATAGTAAAAATGGCAAAACTCATGTAGGAACTCATAAATCAAGTAGAAAATTAAATCTAAATGCAAAAAATAGTGGAGATTTTAGAACTGATATAATCTATGTAAAAGGAAATTTTGAAGAGAAAGTGCCTACTTTTAGAGAGTATTTAGAGATGATAGAGAGTGCTGAAGATATAATATTTAAACACTTTGAGTTTTCAAAGGTTTATAATTTAGGAAGTGGTGCATATTTTAAAGGTGCTACCCCTTTAAAAATAGAAAAATTAAAAAGTAATTTAGAGCAAATAGATAAAGAAATTTTTAAAACAGAAATGCTAGAAAATCTTAAAAAAATATCTAAACAAACATTAGAAGAAATTGATATAAAAGATATTCAAAAAGAGAAAAAAATACTTAAAAAACTAAATAGTAGAAAAATAGAAAAATTTCATCAAGAGTTTAAAATAGTTTTTGAAAAATATCCAAACTCTATGATTTGTAATATTTTTGATAGATTTTTTAAGCTTATATTGCCTTATAATCTTATTTTAAATAGCAATGAAGCAAATGAGATTTTAGAAAAACAAATTTTTGAAGTTTTGAGTAGTTTTAATAGTATATTTGATAAAATCGATGCAAAATTAAAAGGTAAAAAATGA
- a CDS encoding 6-hydroxymethylpterin diphosphokinase MptE-like protein has protein sequence MTQAQIQLQNALTTTFLANMVFLNEYDNELYQRVENLSRMIETGEYQERYELEFVMENGDFDAFDKVTNSYLYGKNPKKTNDSLVRELQVDGKKAIFNAEGYFKYKDSPTIDINYQFKGEYSSLIQNMMKEYSSALNDYLDTYQNKRYKSISKFAFLGVFLGRHIPKIAQKIDAEIYLVLEESLEIFRLSLFTVDYTILAKNSGVIFSIMEETKQIESKIDKFLNVGHLENYLLKFSTLGSNSKKFYDLLLSHTFLRKASSYDFTRYLYTYVNKTTKAIEDGYKFVLFNKIKENLESLKDIPILYIAAGPSLDDNLEWIKQNQDKFFIVTIGSVYKKLLYAGVKVDLVTTVDEQKWLKRRQFPDEIMEKIDSNTSFLASSFTTSKTLEALKDKNLFIFETYEAFFTDNYCFDGFSIGELTIDIILQLNAKNIYLVGLDLALNQKTGETHSSEAASGVSKIDINKERVDEKLSDKSIVKVKGNMKKEVKTIEFYYGSIKEVEKKIVKKEKDVSIYNLSQNGAFFEGTIPLNIDEIEINNLKNIDKKSLNFKNILNNFSQIFLNNLEKEEQSKNIEFINNITINHLNLIKEKDFSNYDELNTELISLIQNIEKQKILPLYKVLLNYYEIVVPYLNYHFNDIKINQEYKKVNKIKSIFSSQIENLINDYILCIERLIKT, from the coding sequence ATGACGCAAGCTCAAATCCAACTACAAAATGCACTTACAACAACTTTTTTAGCAAATATGGTATTTTTAAATGAGTATGACAATGAACTATATCAAAGAGTTGAAAATCTATCAAGAATGATAGAAACAGGTGAATATCAAGAGAGATACGAGTTGGAATTTGTTATGGAGAATGGAGATTTTGATGCTTTTGATAAGGTCACAAATAGTTATTTGTATGGTAAAAACCCAAAAAAAACAAATGATTCCTTAGTTAGAGAGCTACAAGTAGATGGTAAAAAGGCTATATTCAATGCAGAGGGTTATTTTAAATATAAAGACTCTCCTACGATTGATATAAATTATCAATTTAAAGGTGAATATAGTTCTTTAATTCAAAATATGATGAAAGAGTATTCTAGTGCTTTAAATGATTATTTAGATACATATCAAAATAAAAGATACAAAAGCATTAGTAAATTTGCTTTTTTGGGTGTTTTTTTAGGAAGACATATACCAAAAATTGCACAAAAAATTGATGCTGAAATATATTTAGTTCTTGAAGAGAGTTTGGAGATCTTTAGGTTATCCTTGTTTACAGTAGATTATACAATTCTTGCAAAAAATAGCGGTGTTATTTTTTCAATTATGGAAGAGACAAAACAAATTGAGAGCAAGATTGATAAATTTCTAAATGTGGGACATCTAGAAAACTATCTTTTAAAGTTTTCAACTTTAGGATCAAATTCAAAAAAATTTTATGATTTATTACTTTCACATACATTTTTAAGAAAGGCATCAAGTTATGATTTTACAAGATATTTATATACTTATGTAAATAAAACTACAAAAGCCATAGAAGATGGATATAAATTTGTACTTTTTAATAAAATTAAAGAAAATTTAGAAAGTTTAAAAGATATTCCAATCTTATATATTGCAGCTGGACCATCTTTAGATGATAATTTAGAGTGGATAAAACAAAATCAAGATAAATTCTTTATAGTAACTATAGGATCAGTTTATAAAAAGCTTTTATATGCAGGAGTTAAAGTAGATTTGGTAACTACTGTTGATGAACAAAAATGGTTAAAAAGAAGACAGTTTCCAGATGAGATTATGGAAAAAATAGATTCAAATACATCTTTTTTGGCATCATCTTTTACAACATCTAAAACTTTGGAGGCTTTAAAAGATAAAAATCTTTTTATTTTTGAAACTTATGAAGCATTTTTTACAGATAATTACTGTTTTGATGGTTTTAGTATTGGCGAGCTTACTATAGATATAATTTTGCAATTAAATGCAAAAAATATATATTTAGTTGGACTTGACTTAGCTTTAAACCAAAAAACAGGTGAAACACACTCAAGTGAAGCAGCATCTGGAGTTTCAAAAATAGATATTAATAAAGAAAGAGTTGATGAAAAATTAAGTGATAAAAGTATTGTTAAAGTTAAAGGAAATATGAAAAAAGAAGTTAAAACTATTGAGTTTTACTATGGTTCTATCAAAGAAGTTGAGAAAAAAATAGTAAAAAAAGAAAAAGATGTAAGCATTTATAATTTATCTCAAAATGGAGCTTTTTTTGAAGGTACAATTCCTTTAAACATAGATGAAATTGAGATAAATAATTTAAAAAATATAGATAAAAAATCACTAAATTTTAAAAATATTTTAAATAATTTTTCTCAAATCTTTTTAAATAATTTAGAAAAAGAAGAACAAAGTAAGAATATTGAATTTATAAATAATATTACAATTAATCACTTAAACCTTATAAAAGAGAAAGATTTTTCTAATTATGATGAGTTAAATACAGAGTTAATATCTCTTATTCAAAATATTGAAAAACAAAAGATTTTACCTCTATACAAAGTTCTTCTAAATTATTATGAAATTGTAGTACCTTATTTAAACTACCATTTTAATGATATAAAGATAAATCAAGAGTATAAAAAGGTTAATAAAATAAAAAGTATCTTCTCTTCACAAATTGAGAATCTAATAAATGACTATATTTTATGTATAGAAAGATTAATAAAGACTTGA